A genomic stretch from Longimicrobium terrae includes:
- the odhB gene encoding 2-oxoglutarate dehydrogenase complex dihydrolipoyllysine-residue succinyltransferase, translated as MAVEIRVPPLGESVVEATVGRWTKKQGDQVAKDEVLVELETDKITVEVAAQAAGVLGAIAKQEGETVGVNELLGSLEAAGGASPADQAGLTASAKYEEKPQSDQPVASAPAGEAQTSPAGRALAAEKGIDIASVPGTGPNGRVTHQDVQGAVAGGASAPAQAPAAPAQAAAPVAAPAAAPAPTAPKAAPAAAQAGREERQKMTRRRQTIARRLVESQQTTASLTTFNEVDLKAVMDLRKARQDDFVKKNGVKLGFMSFFTKAVIGALRQFPRLNAEIQGDEIVLKHYYDIGIAVGAEEGLVVPVIRDADRMSFAAIEKTIGELGKRAKDGKLTLEDMQGGTFTITNGGTFGSMLSTPILNPPQVGILGMHNIVERPMVVNGQIEIRPIMYVALTYDHRIVDGSEAVRFLVTVKRMLEDPMSMLLEG; from the coding sequence ATGGCCGTTGAAATTCGCGTCCCGCCTCTGGGCGAGTCCGTCGTAGAGGCGACGGTGGGACGGTGGACCAAGAAGCAGGGAGACCAGGTCGCCAAGGACGAGGTCCTGGTGGAGCTGGAGACGGACAAGATCACCGTCGAGGTGGCGGCCCAGGCGGCCGGCGTTCTCGGCGCGATCGCCAAGCAGGAAGGCGAAACGGTGGGGGTCAACGAGCTGCTCGGCTCGCTGGAGGCCGCCGGCGGCGCGTCCCCCGCGGACCAGGCGGGGCTGACGGCCAGCGCGAAGTACGAAGAGAAGCCGCAGAGCGACCAGCCGGTCGCCTCCGCGCCCGCGGGCGAGGCGCAGACATCTCCGGCTGGCCGCGCGCTCGCGGCGGAAAAGGGCATCGACATCGCCTCGGTCCCGGGCACCGGGCCCAACGGCCGCGTGACGCACCAGGATGTGCAGGGCGCGGTCGCTGGTGGCGCTTCGGCTCCGGCGCAGGCCCCCGCGGCTCCGGCCCAGGCCGCTGCCCCGGTGGCGGCGCCCGCTGCGGCCCCGGCTCCCACCGCGCCCAAGGCGGCTCCGGCCGCGGCGCAGGCCGGGCGCGAGGAGCGGCAGAAGATGACCCGCCGCCGGCAGACCATCGCCCGGCGCCTGGTGGAATCGCAGCAGACCACGGCCAGCCTCACCACCTTCAACGAGGTGGACCTCAAGGCGGTCATGGACCTGCGCAAGGCGCGGCAGGACGACTTCGTCAAGAAGAACGGGGTGAAGCTCGGCTTCATGTCGTTCTTCACCAAGGCCGTCATTGGCGCGCTGCGGCAGTTTCCGCGGCTCAACGCCGAGATCCAGGGTGACGAGATCGTCCTGAAGCACTACTACGACATCGGCATCGCCGTCGGCGCGGAAGAGGGCCTGGTCGTGCCCGTGATCCGCGACGCGGACCGCATGAGCTTCGCGGCGATCGAAAAAACGATCGGCGAACTCGGCAAGCGCGCCAAGGACGGCAAGCTGACGCTGGAAGACATGCAGGGCGGCACCTTCACCATCACCAACGGCGGCACGTTCGGGTCGATGCTGAGCACGCCCATCCTGAACCCGCCGCAGGTGGGCATTCTGGGGATGCACAACATCGTGGAGCGGCCGATGGTGGTGAACGGGCAGATCGAGATCCGCCCGATCATGTACGTGGCGCTGACGTACGACCACCGCATCGTGGACGGCAGCGAGGCCGTGCGCTTCCTGGTCACCGTCAAGCGGATGCTGGAAGATCCGATGTCGATGCTGCTGGAAGGGTGA
- a CDS encoding DEAD/DEAH box helicase: MQFTELNLAPELLRNVVAMGYVTPTPIQQQAIPAALEGRDVLGKAPTGTGKTAAFMLPTLHRLRGKEGLRCLVLCPTRELAIQVADNARQYAVNTEMFVGIVYGGVPLDKDLRDLRAGVEVLVATPGRLNDHLERGNVDLSNIEVLILDEADRMLDMGFKPQIDNILRRCKRTGRQTLFFSATMPNSVKSLAYEMLNDAVTVEAAPKVTTAEGVEQFVYPVEPSKKPELLLKILKQEEVRSALVFTRTKFGADRLAGQLTRAGLTVETMHSDRNMAQRVRALESFRAGEVKILIATDVAQRGIDVDGISHVINYDAPKDPEGYVHRVGRTARAGETGVAITFMSGGEIGDVAAVEHLVGARIPRVNVPGFSVFSEEGSETTTVTMNTKPTQKEARASRGRRMGKNAGKDLSPEELAKLLGASAA; the protein is encoded by the coding sequence ATGCAGTTTACTGAACTGAACCTTGCGCCGGAGCTCCTGCGCAACGTAGTCGCGATGGGCTATGTAACGCCCACGCCCATTCAGCAGCAGGCCATTCCCGCCGCCCTCGAAGGCCGTGACGTACTGGGCAAGGCGCCCACCGGCACGGGCAAGACGGCGGCGTTCATGCTTCCCACCCTGCACCGCCTGCGCGGCAAGGAAGGGCTTCGCTGCCTGGTTCTGTGCCCCACGCGCGAGCTGGCCATTCAGGTGGCCGACAACGCGCGGCAGTACGCGGTGAACACCGAGATGTTCGTGGGCATCGTGTACGGCGGCGTGCCGCTGGACAAGGACCTGCGCGACCTGCGCGCCGGCGTCGAGGTTCTGGTCGCCACGCCGGGCCGCCTGAACGACCATCTGGAGCGCGGCAACGTCGACCTCAGCAACATCGAAGTGCTGATTCTGGACGAGGCCGACCGCATGCTCGACATGGGGTTCAAGCCCCAGATCGACAACATCCTGCGGCGCTGCAAGCGCACCGGGCGGCAGACGCTGTTCTTCAGCGCCACCATGCCCAACTCGGTGAAGTCGCTGGCGTACGAGATGCTGAACGACGCCGTGACGGTGGAAGCCGCGCCCAAGGTGACCACCGCGGAAGGCGTGGAGCAGTTCGTCTACCCGGTGGAGCCCAGCAAGAAGCCCGAGCTGCTGCTCAAGATCCTCAAGCAGGAAGAAGTTCGTTCGGCGCTGGTGTTTACGCGCACCAAGTTCGGCGCGGACCGCCTGGCCGGGCAGCTGACGCGCGCCGGGCTGACGGTGGAGACGATGCACAGCGACCGCAACATGGCCCAGCGCGTCCGCGCGCTCGAGTCGTTCCGCGCGGGCGAGGTCAAAATCCTGATCGCGACGGACGTGGCGCAGCGCGGCATCGACGTGGACGGCATCAGCCACGTCATCAACTACGACGCGCCCAAGGACCCCGAGGGCTACGTGCACCGCGTGGGACGCACGGCGCGCGCGGGCGAGACGGGCGTGGCCATCACCTTCATGTCGGGCGGCGAGATCGGCGACGTGGCGGCGGTGGAGCACCTGGTGGGCGCGCGGATTCCGCGGGTGAACGTGCCCGGGTTCAGCGTGTTCAGCGAGGAAGGCAGCGAGACCACCACGGTCACGATGAACACCAAGCCCACGCAGAAGGAAGCGCGTGCGTCGCGCGGTCGCCGCATGGGCAAGAACGCCGGCAAGGACCTGTCGCCCGAGGAACTGGCCAAGCTGCTGGGCGCTTCGGCGGCCTGA
- a CDS encoding SRPBCC domain-containing protein, whose protein sequence is MTGSASSTSTSRLVRAPRQAVYDAFTRPDALAAWLAPEGMTGRVHQWDLRVGGGYVMSLYYPKSMGDGHGKTAEGEDRYTARFVELDPPSRVVLAIDFESDDPAFAGEMIMQTTLEERPGGTEVTIAFRGLPPGIRPEDNDEGTRSSLEKLARYVETARDGQARAGHH, encoded by the coding sequence GTGACCGGTTCCGCCTCCTCAACGAGCACTTCGCGGCTGGTACGCGCGCCGCGGCAGGCGGTGTACGACGCGTTTACCCGGCCGGACGCGCTGGCCGCCTGGCTGGCGCCCGAGGGGATGACGGGGCGCGTGCACCAGTGGGATCTGCGCGTGGGCGGCGGATACGTGATGTCGCTCTACTATCCGAAATCCATGGGGGACGGGCACGGCAAGACGGCAGAGGGCGAAGACCGCTACACGGCGCGCTTCGTGGAACTCGATCCGCCGTCGCGCGTGGTGCTGGCGATCGACTTCGAGTCCGATGATCCCGCGTTCGCCGGCGAGATGATCATGCAGACGACGCTGGAGGAGCGGCCCGGCGGAACGGAGGTGACCATCGCGTTCCGCGGCCTGCCGCCCGGAATCCGGCCGGAGGACAACGACGAGGGCACCCGCTCGTCGCTGGAGAAGCTCGCGCGCTATGTCGAAACGGCGCGGGACGGACAGGCCCGAGCCGGACATCATTGA
- a CDS encoding PPC domain-containing protein: MSTIKRGAAALAVICATAACAPGGMATGPAEGGRIGVGQRLQGSLSGSNPSALERGPFRAYRFDAAKGQRLVATMESGDFDTYLTVARMIGPVMETVKSDDDGGGDTNSRVRFTAPESGSYLLIAQSLPEDGAGSYTLALNPAPASNATVLPLTLGQRATGQISETDEIDDESERPYDTYTFRGRAGQRVTVKMEAEDFDTYLDLGRMENGAFTSLATDDDGAGEGTNSRLRFVIPADGDYVIRASAYGEDGTGDYIVSMEERQAVVHTPQPVRAGVTATGTLEDDDMALESDGSFYDAWTYAGRAGEQIKITMASEAFDTFVTIGRMVNGEFEEVAKMDDGGEGTDTLLEVTLPADGEYVIRANSYQSGQTGDYTLRVESSRNR, encoded by the coding sequence ATGAGCACCATCAAGCGCGGGGCGGCGGCACTGGCAGTGATCTGCGCGACGGCGGCGTGCGCGCCCGGCGGCATGGCGACCGGCCCGGCCGAGGGCGGCCGCATCGGCGTGGGGCAGCGGCTGCAGGGCTCGCTCAGCGGCAGCAACCCCAGCGCGCTGGAGCGCGGGCCGTTTCGCGCCTACCGCTTTGACGCGGCCAAGGGGCAGCGTCTGGTCGCCACCATGGAGTCCGGCGACTTCGACACCTATCTGACCGTCGCGCGCATGATCGGTCCGGTGATGGAAACGGTGAAGAGCGACGACGACGGGGGCGGCGACACCAACTCGCGCGTGCGCTTCACCGCGCCGGAAAGCGGCTCGTACCTGCTGATCGCGCAGTCGCTTCCGGAAGACGGCGCCGGCAGCTACACCCTGGCGCTCAACCCGGCCCCCGCCTCCAACGCCACGGTGCTGCCGCTGACGCTGGGCCAGCGCGCCACCGGGCAGATCAGCGAAACGGACGAGATCGACGACGAGTCCGAGCGCCCGTACGACACCTACACCTTCCGCGGCCGCGCCGGACAGCGCGTCACCGTGAAGATGGAGGCGGAGGACTTCGACACGTACCTGGACCTGGGGCGGATGGAGAACGGCGCCTTCACGTCGCTGGCCACGGACGACGACGGCGCGGGTGAAGGCACCAACTCCCGCCTGCGCTTCGTGATTCCCGCCGACGGCGACTACGTGATCCGCGCCAGCGCGTACGGCGAAGACGGCACCGGCGACTACATCGTGTCGATGGAAGAGCGCCAGGCGGTGGTGCACACGCCGCAGCCGGTGCGCGCGGGCGTCACGGCCACGGGCACGCTGGAAGACGACGACATGGCGCTGGAGTCCGACGGCTCGTTCTACGATGCATGGACGTACGCCGGGCGCGCCGGCGAACAGATCAAGATCACCATGGCGTCCGAGGCGTTCGACACCTTTGTGACCATCGGGCGGATGGTGAACGGCGAGTTCGAGGAGGTCGCCAAGATGGATGACGGCGGTGAGGGCACCGACACCCTGCTGGAAGTGACGCTTCCCGCCGACGGCGAGTACGTGATCCGCGCCAACTCGTACCAGAGCGGCCAGACGGGCGACTACACGCTGCGGGTGGAAAGCTCGCGCAACCGCTGA
- a CDS encoding PPC domain-containing protein, with product MIRIRRTGSLRMVRITSFLLLAGTALAAPLHAQEPLRVGQNTAGSLSSADPRMEDGQSYDAWLLQGRPGERVIVRMTSEQFDTMLHAGPAQGEWTPTESNDDAGTGTNSYILVTLDRAGRSLLRASALEAGQRGAYQLVTRAWRDPSTTPLAVGRRVSGTLDDNDFAAANGPEDRYTLRGTAGQTVTVSVESSDFDTQVSIGQPVDQAWEELGGNDDRGEGTNSQAVYTFPETGVYQVAVFAFDAGLGAYTVRVEEGDVAEPELESEDVEMEDTIAMPDGGADGVLADFPVETLRPGTPASGELTAAHPTMEDGSHYRDYAWDGRAGDQVTVDLSSDDFDSYLYLGTGTGESFEEIDSNDDGGQDQDARLVVTLPRTGTFTIRVNALSEGETGAYVLVARSRR from the coding sequence ATGATCCGCATCAGACGCACGGGAAGCCTTCGCATGGTCCGCATCACGTCTTTTCTTCTCCTCGCCGGCACCGCGCTGGCCGCGCCGCTGCACGCGCAGGAGCCGCTGCGCGTGGGCCAGAACACCGCGGGAAGCCTGTCGTCCGCCGACCCGCGCATGGAGGACGGACAGTCGTACGACGCGTGGCTGCTGCAGGGGCGCCCCGGCGAGCGCGTGATCGTGCGGATGACGTCGGAGCAGTTTGACACCATGCTGCACGCGGGCCCGGCGCAGGGCGAGTGGACCCCCACGGAAAGCAACGACGACGCGGGCACCGGAACCAACTCGTACATCCTGGTGACGCTGGACCGCGCCGGCCGCTCCCTGCTGCGCGCCTCCGCGCTGGAAGCCGGGCAGAGGGGCGCGTACCAGCTCGTCACCCGCGCGTGGCGCGATCCGTCCACCACGCCGCTCGCGGTGGGCCGGCGGGTGTCCGGCACGCTGGACGACAACGACTTCGCCGCCGCCAACGGGCCGGAAGACCGCTACACGCTGCGCGGCACCGCGGGGCAGACCGTGACCGTCAGCGTGGAATCCAGCGACTTCGACACGCAGGTTTCCATCGGGCAGCCGGTGGACCAAGCGTGGGAGGAGCTGGGGGGGAACGACGATCGCGGCGAGGGAACCAACTCGCAGGCCGTCTACACCTTTCCCGAAACCGGCGTCTACCAGGTGGCCGTCTTCGCCTTTGACGCCGGGCTCGGCGCCTACACCGTGCGCGTGGAGGAGGGCGACGTCGCCGAGCCGGAATTGGAATCGGAAGATGTCGAGATGGAGGACACCATTGCCATGCCGGACGGCGGGGCTGATGGCGTCCTCGCGGACTTCCCGGTGGAAACGCTGCGGCCCGGCACCCCCGCCAGCGGGGAGCTCACCGCCGCGCATCCCACGATGGAAGACGGCTCGCACTACCGCGACTACGCCTGGGACGGGCGCGCGGGCGATCAGGTGACAGTGGACCTGTCGTCGGACGACTTCGACTCGTACCTGTACCTGGGAACGGGGACCGGGGAGTCGTTCGAAGAAATCGACAGCAATGACGACGGCGGGCAGGACCAGGACGCGCGGCTGGTGGTGACTCTTCCCCGCACGGGGACCTTCACCATTCGCGTCAATGCGCTGAGCGAGGGTGAAACCGGGGCGTACGTGCTGGTGGCACGGTCCCGTCGCTGA
- a CDS encoding ABA4-like family protein, with the protein MYMTLFSIAGVAMIGWLLLILLPTFRVTRWIAERAVFPIFLSIIYLAGIVPLFARLGPGMMRDFGNAEGVLRLLAMPDVALVAWIHILAFDQAVALWIYRDNMRERWLPLPVQSVVLFTTLMFGPVGLLAYLALRGLSRSRRTAHAEPAETTPTVDRISARDGVVTAARLAVSRAMALYRRERVLTALALLGIVLGMGCAAAIVVRGGEFVAPEGHLQKAMTFDIAVGIYLLTLILFLPLARFSARGLMAWRTANVVLVAYAFALENVQIARGLDPRFTRAGAVADQILGGVFFLTAVGLIVLFAVQAWKILRRRMDGADGALLLSLRYAAVATFGAAFASGLWMSTVAGSRVGEGSILPLHAIGFHGLQALPVVAILLTWAGMDGARTRGLVHAAGLAWLAACAGIAWQTVAGRPVLEPSPGMVVAAGALLAWACVAVIAGRAWLRADAAAPARSVLPAT; encoded by the coding sequence ATGTACATGACTCTGTTCAGCATCGCCGGCGTGGCGATGATCGGCTGGCTGCTGCTCATCCTGCTCCCCACTTTTCGCGTCACGCGGTGGATCGCGGAGCGCGCCGTCTTCCCCATCTTCCTTTCCATCATCTACCTGGCCGGCATCGTTCCGCTGTTCGCGCGTCTGGGGCCGGGGATGATGCGCGACTTCGGCAACGCGGAGGGCGTGCTGCGCCTGCTGGCCATGCCGGACGTGGCATTGGTCGCGTGGATCCACATCCTGGCGTTCGATCAGGCCGTGGCGCTGTGGATCTACCGTGACAACATGCGCGAACGCTGGCTGCCGCTCCCCGTGCAGTCCGTCGTTCTGTTCACGACACTGATGTTCGGGCCGGTGGGGCTGCTGGCGTACCTGGCCCTGCGCGGCCTGAGCCGAAGCCGCCGCACCGCGCACGCGGAACCCGCGGAGACCACGCCGACGGTCGATCGCATCAGCGCGCGGGACGGCGTCGTGACCGCCGCGCGTCTGGCGGTGTCGCGGGCGATGGCGCTGTACCGCCGCGAGCGGGTGCTCACCGCGCTGGCCCTGCTCGGGATCGTTCTTGGGATGGGATGCGCGGCGGCGATCGTGGTGCGCGGGGGCGAGTTCGTCGCCCCGGAAGGCCATCTGCAGAAGGCGATGACGTTCGACATCGCGGTCGGCATCTACCTGCTGACGCTGATCCTGTTTCTCCCGCTCGCCCGCTTCAGCGCCCGCGGGCTGATGGCGTGGCGCACCGCCAACGTGGTGCTGGTGGCGTACGCGTTCGCGCTGGAGAACGTGCAGATCGCGCGCGGGCTGGATCCGCGCTTTACCCGGGCGGGCGCGGTGGCGGACCAGATTCTGGGCGGCGTCTTCTTTCTGACCGCGGTGGGGCTGATCGTGCTCTTCGCGGTGCAGGCGTGGAAGATCCTGCGGCGCCGGATGGACGGCGCGGACGGCGCGCTCCTCCTTTCCCTCCGCTACGCCGCCGTGGCCACCTTTGGCGCCGCCTTCGCGTCCGGGCTGTGGATGAGCACGGTCGCCGGATCGCGAGTGGGCGAGGGAAGCATCCTTCCGCTTCACGCCATCGGCTTTCACGGGCTGCAGGCGCTTCCCGTAGTCGCCATCCTGCTCACCTGGGCGGGAATGGATGGGGCGCGCACACGCGGGCTGGTGCACGCTGCGGGGTTGGCGTGGCTGGCGGCGTGCGCGGGGATCGCGTGGCAGACGGTGGCGGGCCGCCCCGTGCTGGAGCCGTCGCCGGGGATGGTGGTCGCGGCGGGGGCGCTGCTGGCGTGGGCGTGCGTGGCGGTGATCGCCGGGCGCGCGTGGCTGCGGGCGGATGCGGCGGCTCCGGCCCGCTCCGTGCTCCCGGCCACCTGA
- a CDS encoding pyruvate dehydrogenase complex dihydrolipoamide acetyltransferase has protein sequence MATKVYMEALSPTMEEGRLVTWLKAEGDEVKEGDVLAEVETDKATMELAARGSGVLRKRFINEGDTANVGVMIAIVAKADEDISALEGGGTSAPAPAAEAPKAEVPKAETAAPAAEAPKAEPAQAAAPAAAAAPAPAEAAQGEGGRVKASPLARRLAAEAGLQVGAVQGTGPGGRVIRRDIQDAVARGGQQAEAQASAPAQAAAQPAAAAVAPTTDARFREHPISQMRKAIARRLAQSIGPVPTFYLTVEVDMGEAMALRGRINERFAKEGIKTSPNDLVIKAVSMALRRHPFVNAAWTGDSIHLYEQVHIGVAVAIEEGLITPVIRDADRKGVGEISAEVKELAGRAREKKLKPEEFTGSTFSISNLGMFGIEEFTAIINPPEAAILAVGAIGPKVVVDDSGEMVVRQRMRMTLSCDHRVIDGATGAAFLQTLKQYLEEPMMMVA, from the coding sequence ATGGCGACGAAAGTCTACATGGAGGCCCTTTCCCCCACGATGGAGGAAGGGCGCCTGGTCACCTGGCTCAAGGCCGAGGGCGACGAGGTAAAGGAGGGCGACGTCCTGGCCGAGGTGGAAACCGACAAGGCCACCATGGAGCTGGCGGCCCGCGGATCCGGCGTGCTGCGCAAGCGCTTCATCAACGAGGGCGACACGGCCAACGTGGGCGTGATGATCGCCATCGTGGCCAAGGCCGACGAGGACATCTCCGCGCTGGAAGGCGGCGGCACCTCCGCCCCGGCCCCCGCGGCGGAAGCACCCAAGGCCGAGGTTCCCAAGGCGGAAACGGCGGCTCCGGCGGCGGAAGCGCCCAAGGCCGAGCCCGCACAGGCAGCGGCTCCGGCCGCCGCCGCGGCGCCCGCTCCGGCGGAAGCCGCGCAGGGCGAGGGCGGACGCGTCAAGGCGTCGCCGCTGGCCCGCAGGCTGGCGGCCGAGGCGGGGCTGCAGGTGGGCGCCGTGCAGGGCACCGGCCCCGGCGGCCGCGTGATCCGGCGCGACATTCAGGACGCCGTCGCGCGCGGCGGGCAGCAGGCAGAGGCGCAGGCCTCCGCGCCGGCCCAGGCTGCCGCGCAGCCGGCGGCCGCGGCGGTGGCGCCCACGACGGACGCGCGCTTCCGCGAGCACCCCATCAGCCAGATGCGCAAGGCGATCGCGCGGCGGCTGGCGCAGTCCATCGGCCCGGTGCCCACCTTCTACCTCACGGTCGAGGTGGACATGGGCGAGGCGATGGCGCTGCGCGGGCGCATCAACGAGCGCTTCGCCAAGGAAGGCATCAAGACCAGCCCCAACGACCTGGTCATCAAGGCCGTGTCGATGGCGCTGCGCCGCCACCCGTTCGTGAACGCGGCGTGGACGGGCGATTCCATCCACCTGTACGAGCAGGTGCACATCGGCGTGGCCGTGGCGATCGAGGAAGGGCTCATTACGCCCGTCATTCGCGACGCGGACCGCAAGGGTGTGGGCGAGATCTCGGCCGAGGTCAAGGAACTCGCCGGACGCGCCCGGGAAAAGAAGCTGAAGCCCGAGGAGTTCACGGGCAGCACGTTCAGCATCAGCAACCTGGGGATGTTCGGCATCGAGGAGTTCACCGCCATCATCAACCCGCCGGAGGCCGCCATCCTGGCCGTGGGCGCCATCGGGCCCAAGGTGGTGGTGGATGACAGCGGGGAGATGGTCGTCCGCCAGCGCATGCGCATGACGCTGAGCTGCGACCACCGGGTGATCGACGGCGCGACCGGCGCGGCGTTCCTGCAGACGCTGAAGCAGTATCTGGAAGAACCGATGATGATGGTCGCCTGA
- a CDS encoding pyruvate dehydrogenase complex E1 component subunit beta: MAVITYREALNQALAEEMERDPDVFLMGEEVGVYNGAYKVSKGLLEKFGDMRVVDTPITELGFAGLGVGAAMTGIRPVIEFMTWNFAILAFDQIFNSAAKMRSMSGGQFKMPITFRGPTGAALQLAAQHSQALESQVAHYPGVKVVVPGTPADAKGLLKAAIRDDDPVCVFEGEMLYNLKGEVPEDDDYIIPLGVADLKREGSDVSIITHGKMIHTALQAAAQMEKDGVSVEVLDLRSLRPLDTDAIMRTVAKTNRVVLVEEGWAFGGITATIAAMIQEEAFDMLDAPILRVTQADVPMPYAKAMEKAAKPSVELVIQKLNQVLYR, translated from the coding sequence ATGGCGGTGATCACCTATCGCGAAGCGCTCAACCAGGCTCTCGCCGAGGAGATGGAGCGCGATCCCGACGTCTTTCTGATGGGCGAAGAGGTCGGCGTGTACAACGGCGCCTACAAGGTTTCCAAGGGGCTGCTGGAAAAGTTCGGCGACATGCGCGTGGTGGACACGCCCATTACCGAGCTGGGCTTTGCCGGCCTGGGCGTGGGCGCGGCCATGACGGGCATTCGCCCCGTCATCGAGTTCATGACCTGGAACTTCGCCATCCTGGCGTTTGACCAGATCTTCAACTCCGCCGCCAAGATGCGTTCGATGAGCGGCGGCCAGTTCAAGATGCCCATCACCTTCCGCGGCCCCACGGGCGCGGCGCTGCAACTGGCGGCGCAGCACTCGCAGGCGCTGGAGTCGCAGGTGGCGCACTATCCGGGCGTCAAGGTGGTGGTCCCCGGCACCCCGGCGGACGCCAAGGGACTGCTCAAGGCCGCCATCCGCGACGACGACCCGGTGTGCGTCTTCGAGGGCGAGATGCTGTACAACCTCAAGGGCGAGGTTCCGGAGGATGACGACTACATCATCCCCCTTGGCGTGGCCGACCTCAAGCGCGAGGGAAGCGACGTCAGCATCATCACGCACGGCAAGATGATCCACACCGCGCTGCAGGCCGCCGCGCAGATGGAAAAGGACGGCGTGAGCGTGGAGGTGCTGGACCTGCGCTCGCTGCGCCCGCTGGACACCGACGCCATCATGCGCACGGTCGCCAAGACCAACCGCGTGGTGCTGGTGGAAGAGGGCTGGGCGTTCGGCGGCATCACGGCGACGATCGCCGCGATGATCCAGGAAGAAGCGTTCGACATGCTGGACGCGCCCATCCTTCGCGTCACCCAGGCGGACGTGCCCATGCCGTACGCCAAGGCGATGGAAAAGGCCGCCAAGCCCAGCGTTGAGCTGGTGATTCAGAAGCTGAACCAGGTCCTTTACCGATAG
- the pdhA gene encoding pyruvate dehydrogenase (acetyl-transferring) E1 component subunit alpha, translating to MADDKKKDTSAAVTETVQAEDRSPEAAAEAGGELDRASQTEHKPRLSDEERMQGLSPDQLKKMMYDMLLARRLEEKVAEAYALGRIGGFCHLYIGQEAVAIGAISAQTPDDYVMTAYREHVHALQCGITPGAIMAELYGRADGCSKGKGGSMHMFSAEHNYLGGHGIVGGQIPLALGVAWKIKYRKEDRVIQVYCGEAAVNQGAFHESLNMAALWKIPMILIVENNRFGMGTAWERASSLYDIYQKATAYAMPSAVADGMDVLDMYRVTKEAVERARSGGGPTLIEARTYRFVGHSMSDPVSGVYRTKEDVENEKANDPIRIFADLLARQNILSQEELEKMDEEVKRVSEEAADFAEKSPEPEVSELYTEIYAEENVNGRLYFDMRER from the coding sequence ATGGCAGACGACAAGAAGAAGGACACCTCGGCCGCCGTGACGGAAACCGTCCAGGCGGAAGACCGGTCGCCGGAAGCGGCGGCGGAAGCGGGCGGCGAGCTCGACCGCGCGTCGCAGACGGAGCACAAGCCCCGCCTGTCGGACGAGGAGCGGATGCAGGGGCTGAGCCCCGATCAGCTCAAGAAAATGATGTACGACATGCTGCTGGCCCGGCGCCTGGAGGAAAAGGTGGCCGAAGCCTACGCCCTGGGCCGCATCGGCGGCTTCTGCCACCTGTACATCGGGCAGGAAGCGGTCGCCATCGGCGCCATCAGCGCGCAGACGCCCGACGACTACGTGATGACCGCCTACCGCGAGCACGTGCACGCGCTGCAGTGCGGCATCACCCCCGGCGCCATCATGGCCGAGCTGTACGGCCGCGCGGACGGCTGCAGCAAGGGCAAGGGCGGCTCCATGCACATGTTCAGCGCCGAGCACAACTACCTGGGCGGCCACGGCATCGTGGGCGGCCAGATTCCGCTGGCGCTGGGCGTAGCGTGGAAGATCAAGTACCGCAAGGAAGACCGCGTCATCCAGGTGTACTGCGGCGAGGCCGCGGTAAACCAGGGCGCCTTCCACGAGTCGCTGAACATGGCGGCGCTGTGGAAGATTCCCATGATCCTCATCGTCGAAAACAACCGCTTCGGCATGGGGACGGCGTGGGAGCGCGCGTCGTCTCTCTACGACATCTACCAGAAGGCCACGGCGTACGCGATGCCGTCCGCCGTCGCCGACGGCATGGACGTGCTGGACATGTACCGCGTCACGAAGGAAGCCGTCGAGCGCGCCCGCAGCGGCGGCGGCCCCACGCTCATCGAGGCGCGCACGTACCGCTTCGTGGGCCACTCCATGTCCGACCCGGTGAGCGGCGTGTACCGCACCAAGGAAGACGTGGAGAACGAAAAGGCCAACGACCCCATCCGCATCTTCGCCGACCTGCTGGCCAGGCAGAACATCCTGAGCCAGGAAGAGCTGGAAAAGATGGATGAAGAAGTGAAGCGGGTGTCCGAAGAGGCCGCCGACTTCGCCGAAAAGTCGCCGGAGCCCGAAGTGAGCGAGCTGTACACCGAGATCTACGCCGAAGAGAACGTCAACGGCCGTCTGTACTTCGACATGAGGGAACGCTGA